In Capsicum annuum cultivar UCD-10X-F1 chromosome 11, UCD10Xv1.1, whole genome shotgun sequence, one genomic interval encodes:
- the LOC107847991 gene encoding uncharacterized protein LOC107847991 isoform X1: protein MGDTTDSTLRLIQNSVPMNISTTTTTIVSSYASSSILPNFPLLSSLIAFALAQSIKFFASWYREKHWDLKQLVGSGGMPSSHSATVTALATAVGLLEGFGGSLFAAALVFACVNLQQQYQHKFLALWELMSFNMTEVMTLLQKWSEEMMGISSRQGQFEEKLEQAHKDQEQTLKALCEVITCGRRLERNRDLVTSGTELYSLSDPFQISAFPRT from the exons ATGGGTGACACAACAGATTCAACATTGAGATTGATACAAAACTCAGTCCCCATGAACATATCCACCACTACAACCACAATTGTATCATCTTATGCCTCTTCTTCCATTTTACCAAATTTTCCTCTGCTCTCTTCTCTCATTGCTTTTGCCCTTGCACAATCCATTAAGTTCTTCGCTTCTTG GTACAGGGAAAAGCATTGGGATCTAAAGCAACTTGTTGGATCTGGTGGGATGCCGTCATCTCATTCAGCAACCGTGACTGCTTTAGCCACGGCTGTTGGTTTGCTAGAAGGCTTTGGAGGATCGCTCTTTGCTGCAGCATTAGTTTTCGCATGCGTG AACTTGCAGCAGCAGTATCAGCACAAGTTCTTGGCTCTCTGGGAATTAATGTCTTTCAATATGACAGAAGTGATGACTCTATTACAAAAATGGTCTGAAGAGATGATGGGCATTTCTAGTAGGCAAGGACAGTTTGAGGAGAAGCTAGAACAAGCTCACAAGGACCAGGAACAGACCTTGAAGGCACTTTGCGAGGTCATTACTTGTGGTAGGAGACTAGAGAGAAACAGGGATCTGGTTACCAGTGGAACGGAGCTATACTCGCTATCAGATCCTTTCCAAATTTCAGCTTTCCCAAGAACATAG
- the LOC107847991 gene encoding uncharacterized membrane protein YuiD isoform X2, with amino-acid sequence MGDTTDSTLRLIQNSVPMNISTTTTTIVSSYASSSILPNFPLLSSLIAFALAQSIKFFASWYREKHWDLKQLVGSGGMPSSHSATVTALATAVGLLEGFGGSLFAAALVFACVVIYDATGVRLHAGRQAEVLNQIVCELPAEHPLADSIPLRELLGHTPPQVVAGGFLGMVTAMIVWLITCSGYGA; translated from the exons ATGGGTGACACAACAGATTCAACATTGAGATTGATACAAAACTCAGTCCCCATGAACATATCCACCACTACAACCACAATTGTATCATCTTATGCCTCTTCTTCCATTTTACCAAATTTTCCTCTGCTCTCTTCTCTCATTGCTTTTGCCCTTGCACAATCCATTAAGTTCTTCGCTTCTTG GTACAGGGAAAAGCATTGGGATCTAAAGCAACTTGTTGGATCTGGTGGGATGCCGTCATCTCATTCAGCAACCGTGACTGCTTTAGCCACGGCTGTTGGTTTGCTAGAAGGCTTTGGAGGATCGCTCTTTGCTGCAGCATTAGTTTTCGCATGCGTG GTGATTTATGATGCCACAGGTGTAAGATTGCATGCTGGACGTCAAGCAGAG GTTCTGAATCAAATTGTATGCGAACTTCCTGCTGAACATCCTCTTGCAGACAGCATACCGCTGCGGGAACTCCTTGGTCACACCCCTCCTCAG GTTGTTGCTGGTGGATTCTTGGGAATGGTCACAGCAATGATTGTTTGGCTGATCACGTGTTCTGGATATGGAGCATGA